In Ferrigenium kumadai, the DNA window TCCTGCTGTCCCTGTCTCTGGGAGTGGAAGGCAGCCCGCTGTTCGTGAATCAGAACTTCCTGTGGTTCACCGCCTTCGTCGGCGTCAACCTGTTCCAGAGCGGTTTCACCACCTTCTGTCCGCTGAACAACATCCTGGCAAAATTCGGCATCAAGAGCGGTTCTTGCTAAAGAACTTCCCGGGCTCGCTGCGCTTGGCCCA includes these proteins:
- a CDS encoding YgaP family membrane protein, whose amino-acid sequence is MTAERIVRIVAGFFVLLSLSLGVEGSPLFVNQNFLWFTAFVGVNLFQSGFTTFCPLNNILAKFGIKSGSC